The genomic DNA CTGACCCTCATGGCCGAGTGTAGGGGCCGCGTGGTCATCACCGGCATCGGCAAGTCCGGGCTGGTGGGACGCAAGATCGCGGCCACCCTGTCGAGCACGGGCACGCCCGCCTTTTTCCTGCATCCGGTGGAGGGCGCCCACGGCGACATGGGCATGATCCGCAGCGAGGACGTGGTCCTCGCCCTGTCCAATTCCGGCGGCAGCGACGAGGTCAACGCCATCATCCCGACCTTGCGCTCGCTGGGGGCCACGGTCATCGCCATGACCGGCAACACCGCCTCGGCCATGGCCGAGCTGGCGGACATCACCATCGAGGTCCGGGTGCCGCGCGAGGCCTGCCCCATGGGGCTCGCCCCCACGTCGAGCACCACGGCCCACCTGGCCGTGGGCGACGCCCTGGCCGTCTGCCTCATGGAGTGGAAGTCCTTTGGTCAGGACGATTTCCGTAAATTTCATCCCGGCGGTTCCCTGGGCCAGCGGCTGGCCATGTGCGTGGACCAGCTCATGCACACCGCCGACCTGCCTGTGGTGACCGACACTGTGACCGTCCGGGAGGCGATCACGGCCCTCAACTCCGGCGGCCTCGGCCTTGTGGCCATCATCGATGCCGGCACCATGCTCAGAGGCGTGTTCACCGACGGCGATGTGCGTCGTCTGGTCTGTTCGGACGCCATGGACATGGACCGGCCCGTGGCCGGGGTCATGACCGTGTCGCCGCGCCGGGCCGTGGTGGGAGAATCCTCGGCCCATGTCCTTGATGTCATGGAGCAGAACGAGATCACCGTGCTGCCCGTGGTGCTGGAAGACGGACGGCTGGCGGGCATGGTCCACCTGCACGACCTCCTGGGTAAGGGCGCGCTGCGCTTTTCCGGCAGCTCCGGATTTGGCAGCGCCGGGTCAGGGAGCGCCGAATAATCGGCGGGGATGCCATGACCACGATCCGGTCCAGCGACTCCGACACCTGCCGCCGATGCGCCCTCCTGGGCCCCACCTGCTGCCGCATGACGGCAGGGCAGGAGGAGTTCTGCTTTCCCGTGTCCCAGATGGAGAAGGACCGCGTCCGCGATCATGCCCCCTTTACCGGTGGCTTTGTGCTCACGCCCAACAGCGTGGCCTTCATCGACAATGTCTGCCGTTTGTTTCCGGGCGAGAGCGACCTGATACACGAATTGTTTCCCGCCCGGGGCGAGCACTATCGCCTGACGGTGGACACCATGGGAGCGTGCCGGTTTCTCGGCCCGGAAGGGTGCGAGATTCCCTACGAGGCCCGGCCATACTATTGTCGGCTCTATCCCTTCTGGGTGGTGGGGCGGGAGGTGACGTTCTTCGACGCGCCCACCTGCCTTGCCAGACGGGAGGAGAAGACGCTGCCGCGAATGCTCAAATGCTTTGACACGAACAAGTCCTCGGTCCTGGACCTCCATGGGAGGCTCCGGCTGGCCTGGGGGTTGCCGCCCACGCGGGGTGCGTGCACGGTAAAAAGAGGTTTTTGATACCCATGAAAGCGCTCAAGATTCTGCTTGTTGTTTTCCTGCTTTGTCTGCTCGCCGGGATCGGCGCGGCCTTCGGGCTGTACCACTGGGCGTCCAAGGATCTGCCTGGTTTCCGAAACATCACCGACTACAAGCCGCCGCTCGTGACCACGGTCTACGGCAAGGACAACGAGGTGCTCGGCTATTTCTACAAGGAAAAGCGGTTTCTGGTGACGCTCGACCAGATGAGCCCGTTCCTACCCAAGGCGTTCCTGGCCGCCGAGGATTCGGCCTTTTACCAGCATGACGGGGTGGACCTGACGGCCATCCTGCGCGCCTTTGTGGCCAACGTCCGGGCCGGGCGCACCAAGCAGGGCGGCTCCACCATCACCCAGCAGATCATCAAGCGGCTGCTCCTGACCCCGGAGCGCAGCTATACCCGCAAGATCAAGGAGGCCATCCTGGCCTTCAGGCTCGAAAACTATCTGACCAAGGAAGAGATCCTGACCATCTATCTCAACCAGATCTTCCTTGGTGCCAACTCCTATGGGGTCGAGGCCGCGTCCAGAACGTATTTTGCCAGGCACGCCACGGACCTGACCCTGGCCCAGGCGGCCATGCTGGCCGGTCTGCCCCAGGCGCCCAGCCGCTACAATCCGTATCAGAGCCTGGAACAGGCCAAGGTCCGTCAGCGCTATGTCCTCGACCAGATGCTTTCCCTGCGCTGGATCACCCCCGAGCAGCACGCACAGGCTCTGGCCGAGGAGATCGTGCTGGAGAGCATGGCCGAGCCGTCGTGGCAGATCGGGGCTTATTATCTCGAAGAAGTGCGCCGCTGGCTCA from Pseudodesulfovibrio aespoeensis Aspo-2 includes the following:
- a CDS encoding KpsF/GutQ family sugar-phosphate isomerase, encoding MACTSDRTDWLELAREVLDIEIEGLRTVSGQLGDGFVRALTLMAECRGRVVITGIGKSGLVGRKIAATLSSTGTPAFFLHPVEGAHGDMGMIRSEDVVLALSNSGGSDEVNAIIPTLRSLGATVIAMTGNTASAMAELADITIEVRVPREACPMGLAPTSSTTAHLAVGDALAVCLMEWKSFGQDDFRKFHPGGSLGQRLAMCVDQLMHTADLPVVTDTVTVREAITALNSGGLGLVAIIDAGTMLRGVFTDGDVRRLVCSDAMDMDRPVAGVMTVSPRRAVVGESSAHVLDVMEQNEITVLPVVLEDGRLAGMVHLHDLLGKGALRFSGSSGFGSAGSGSAE
- a CDS encoding YkgJ family cysteine cluster protein, with amino-acid sequence MTTIRSSDSDTCRRCALLGPTCCRMTAGQEEFCFPVSQMEKDRVRDHAPFTGGFVLTPNSVAFIDNVCRLFPGESDLIHELFPARGEHYRLTVDTMGACRFLGPEGCEIPYEARPYYCRLYPFWVVGREVTFFDAPTCLARREEKTLPRMLKCFDTNKSSVLDLHGRLRLAWGLPPTRGACTVKRGF